CCTTTCGGCAGCTGCTCCTGCTGATTCAGGATTTTCATCGCACCGATGGCCATGGTCATATGGGAGTCGTGTCCACAGGAATGGTTCGCTCTGAATTCCCCATCTACCTCCTGCCAAAGTGCATCCATATCTGCCCTTAATGCAACGACAGGCTTCCCTTCGCCGATTTCCCCCACAACCCCAGGACAGTCGTCGAAGGTTTTCGTCCTGCATCCATGTTCTTCTAGGATCTCTTTAATATAGGCGGTCGTTTTATATTCCTTCCAGCTGATTTCAGGGTTTTCATGCAGATGGTTAAAAATTTTCAACAATTCTTCTTTTTGATTGGCATCTAATGGTTTCATTGTTTTCCCCTCCGTTTTTTCTTCTCGGTTGTTCATTTCACGCAAAACTTTTTGGAATTCTCTTGGATAAACATGTTCTTTCTAGACTCCCCCGGGTTTGCCTGCTTCAAAGATACTCCCGCCAACAGCGCATTTAAAATGGAATAGACAACGGGCACAGTCTGCAGAATGGATTTTGCCGGGAGATTCAATACAAATAATTGATCGGCAATCTTCGTGATCGGCGCTGTCGGAGAATCCGTAATGGCTAGTACATGGATTCCACGTTCTTTCGCCTCTTCTGCCAGCATGATGGTATCCATAGCATATCGGTAAAAAGAGAACACAATGAGCATGCTTTTTTTCGAAAATCGATCGAGGCCTACATCTGATTCCGGCCGATAAAGAGTAGCTCCTCCACGCAGGAGATTCAATGTGTAGGACAGCCAATGCGCCATCGAAAAGGATGCATGCAATCCCGCCACTAATATTTCGTCTGCTTCGTTGATCCTATCAACAGCCGTTTCAAATTCTTCTTCTTTAAATCCTTTTGCCGCTTCACTTATATTCATTTGATCCGACAGCATCACTTCGTGGAAATAAGGAATCTGTTCCTGATTATCTGCCACTTTTGTTTTCTTGGCTCCTAAATCAAAAATGTATTCTCTCACTTCTGTCTGCAGATCACTGAAACCACCATATCCAATTGCGGTGCAGAAACGAAGGACCATCGTTTCACTGACACCAATGAACTCTCCAACCTTTTTGGCTGGGTGTGTTGCAAAGGCAGTGGGATCTCTCATTAAAAAATCCGCTACTTTCTTAGTTCCTTTTGTCAGCTCTTCATATTGTGCATTTATCCTAGAAATGTAGTTGGACAAAATGAATCCACTTCCTTTTCCAATATATACAAATTATTTTATGAAGTATTCACTTCAAAATTTATTGCATTGAAGGATATACTTCAATATAATATATCACAAAGGTCAGAATATTCAATATTATTTGCATTCAAAGGGGGAAATAATGTGAGTTTGCAAACAGAGCCAAATGTACCGCACCAGAAAAAATCAAGATTTAGAATGCCGGATGCCTATGTACTGTTGTTTGTCATTGCCTTAATCTGTGCAATCGCTACGTACATCATCCCAGCCGGTGAATTCAAACGAATCACAAATGGGACAATCACTCAGGCTGTTCCCGGCAGCTATCACACCGTAGAAAACAGCCCAATTGGATTTGTAGACTTTTTCACAGCCTTCCAGCAAGGTATGGTGAATTCATCTTCCATCATCTTTTTAATTCTATTCACAGGCGGTACTTTAGCCATCCTTGAAAAAACAGGGGCAATCAACGGACTTATCCATAATGTCGTCAATAAGTTCAGAACAAAGGAATTATTATTCATCGCTGTAGTTGGAGCATTGTTCTCCATCCTTGGAACAACCGGAATCGTCGTCAACTCCGTTATCGGCTTCATCCCGATCGGCATCATTGTTGCAAGGGCGCTGAAGTGGGACGCAGTAGTCGGCGTTGCCGTCATTTATCTAGGTACATATGCTGGATTCAACTCCACCATCCTGTCGCCTACACCGCTTGGATTGTCGCAAAAAATCGCTGAACTGCCGCTGTTTTCCGGCATCGGACTGCGCACTGGCATCTATGCCGCGTTTTTAGTAGCAACGGTCGTTTATATTTATTTCTATGTAAGGCGTTTAAGAAAAACGGAAAAGAGTATCCTTGGCGAAGACTGGTTCCCTAGTAAAGCCCTTCTTGATGAAGAAGAAAAAGTGGATGTGCCATTTACAGGCAGACATAAACTTATCTTGGCAGTAACCGGATTATCTTTGGTCGGCTTCCTTTGCGGCGCTCTATGGCTGAAATGGGGCGACCATGAAATGGCCGGGACGTTTGTCTTCATCGCCATCGTGAACGGATTGATCGGCAGAATGGACGCAAACAATATTGCACGGACATTCCTAACCGGATGTCAGCGGTTAGTATACGGAGCATTGATTGTTGGGATGGCAAGAAGCATCTCCATCGTTTTGGAAAACGGAAAATTGCTTGATACGATCGTCAATGGATTGGCAAGCCTTTTGGACGGCCACAGTCCGCTCCTGGGTGCGCTTGGCATGTATGTATCGAGCGGACTGCTTCACTTCCTGATCTCTTCTGGATCCGGTGAATCCGTCATCTTTATCCCAATCCTTGCACCACTTGCGGATTTAATGAATATCACACGCCAAGTAGCGGTTGAAGCCGTTATGCTTGGTGAAGGGGTAGTCAACTGCATCAACCCGACTTCAGGCGTCTTGATGGGTGTGCTTGCTGCGAGCGGAATCCCTTACGGAAAATGGGTCAAATTCATGGCCCCGCTAGCACTAATCTGGTTCGTCATCGGACTCGTGTTCATCACAGCAGGCGTCCTTATCCATTGGGGTCCAGTTTAAGCGACATCAAGGATCAAGGTGACAGGCACCACCCGATACGCCCCGAAATATGTCGAAGAAAGGAGCCGCTTCACGGAAGCGGCTCCTTTTTTGATTTTATATTAATATTGCATTCTCTTTTTATAGTCCGGGCTGAGCTCGCTCCAAACGTCGAATCGATTACCGTCCAAATCTTCAAAGACAAAATTCCTGCCTGCATGTCCCCTGTCTTCGATTTCTCCTATTTGGATTCCGTTTTGGGTAAACTCCCGATGAAGGGTTTCAAGCGACTCCATCCCATCCACTTCGAATGTCATCGAAAACCGTTCCCTTCCATTGGCATCAATGAAGTTCGCCGTCTCACCCTCTTTTGCTTTCACTAGGAAAAAGCTTTGATTCGCAAGATTGATGATGGCTTTTTCATCATCCTGGTAGGAAATGACTGCTCCCAGTTTTTGTGCGTACCATTCTGCAGAAGCACCTGCATCTTTAACTGGTATATAGGTAGTTCCGACCCTTAACAAACTGTTATTCACTTAATCTGCCTCCTTGTTTATTTTTTTAAATCATCTGGCGGTAGTTTATAAAGGACATTACCTTCCCCATCCAAAAACTCCATCCGAGGTATATCATTTTCATCTACAACCATTCGGATTCGATCCTTTCCTTTCGAATCCATCAATTTCACAGAGACTTCCCCTTTCTTATTTTTCCCCATGAAAGCTCGCTGAGTACTTCCTTTCCACACTTGATCTATAGCTTCCGCCTTCGCTTCGTCATCCAAATGGGATTCTTCGATTTCTTTTGTCTCATCCAATTGCTGTTTAAGTGAAACATCTGGCCTGTCAAAAATATTGAAGCCATAATGCCGCTCACCATTGTCATCTATGTACATCATTTGAACCACTTGATCCTGTTTATACTGATCAAACGTCATAGAAGCCGAGGCACGGTAATTCCCTTCCTCATCCCGTTCATTTCCAAATATCATTCCACCGCATTCGTCGCCTTCATTATTAAAGAACATGATTCCCGCAAATGGATTGTCGTCCCTGTGCCCTGGAAGTATATCTTCTCCATCCATCAGAGCAGGAGGGATGTGATCCTGATTAAAAAGGGTCATCCTCACAGTTCCCTGCTTGTCCACAATATTCAATTTCTCGAGTTCAAGTTCAGTCATTTTATTAGTTTTTTCGTCAATCACTTTTGATTCTCCTCTCTTCCTCTAAAACAATACTTCTGTAAAAAAGAGGAATATCCTTCTTGATTTAGATTTTTCTGACTTTTCGGAAGGAGATTTGGCCACACGCGACTGTCACGCCCCGGAATTTGTCGAAGAATGACGGTTGATTCTTGGCGTGTGGTCGACTGCCCGGCGGGAGTCAGGCTTATTTTGTTTAGTTTTCGCCGCTGGCGCATAAGCAGTTGTTTTTGGCGCATTGGCTCCTCTCAGCGGCGCATAAGAGGATTTTTTCCGCGCATAGGATGGTGGAAACGGCTCATAGAAGGCCCACTTTCGCGCATAGAGCCATTAAGTACACTTCATTTCAACTTAATCCCCTTCAAATATCCTCTATTTCACCCTTACGTAAATGAAATTCTCAACGAAATACACAATTTTCATCCTTCAGTTACTCCAATATGCTAGGCATCATGAAAATTTCAGGCACTTAAAAAGGAAAATCAAAAATAAAAAGGTCATTCCTCATTCATACGAAGAGAAATGACCTTATCTTATTTAGATTGACTTTACCAGTAAGATTTCATCCCTGATGGGAATTCCATTCTCAGCGATTAAGGGAATTTCCGGCTTTCGTTTCCTCGCTGCCTCAACTGCATTGGGGAAAATCTCTGCCAGCCGATATCCTCTCCTCTGATA
This region of Falsibacillus pallidus genomic DNA includes:
- a CDS encoding VOC family protein, with the translated sequence MNNSLLRVGTTYIPVKDAGASAEWYAQKLGAVISYQDDEKAIINLANQSFFLVKAKEGETANFIDANGRERFSMTFEVDGMESLETLHREFTQNGIQIGEIEDRGHAGRNFVFEDLDGNRFDVWSELSPDYKKRMQY
- a CDS encoding MurR/RpiR family transcriptional regulator; translated protein: MSNYISRINAQYEELTKGTKKVADFLMRDPTAFATHPAKKVGEFIGVSETMVLRFCTAIGYGGFSDLQTEVREYIFDLGAKKTKVADNQEQIPYFHEVMLSDQMNISEAAKGFKEEEFETAVDRINEADEILVAGLHASFSMAHWLSYTLNLLRGGATLYRPESDVGLDRFSKKSMLIVFSFYRYAMDTIMLAEEAKERGIHVLAITDSPTAPITKIADQLFVLNLPAKSILQTVPVVYSILNALLAGVSLKQANPGESRKNMFIQENSKKFCVK
- a CDS encoding YfcC family protein; this encodes MPDAYVLLFVIALICAIATYIIPAGEFKRITNGTITQAVPGSYHTVENSPIGFVDFFTAFQQGMVNSSSIIFLILFTGGTLAILEKTGAINGLIHNVVNKFRTKELLFIAVVGALFSILGTTGIVVNSVIGFIPIGIIVARALKWDAVVGVAVIYLGTYAGFNSTILSPTPLGLSQKIAELPLFSGIGLRTGIYAAFLVATVVYIYFYVRRLRKTEKSILGEDWFPSKALLDEEEKVDVPFTGRHKLILAVTGLSLVGFLCGALWLKWGDHEMAGTFVFIAIVNGLIGRMDANNIARTFLTGCQRLVYGALIVGMARSISIVLENGKLLDTIVNGLASLLDGHSPLLGALGMYVSSGLLHFLISSGSGESVIFIPILAPLADLMNITRQVAVEAVMLGEGVVNCINPTSGVLMGVLAASGIPYGKWVKFMAPLALIWFVIGLVFITAGVLIHWGPV